In one Alnus glutinosa chromosome 14, dhAlnGlut1.1, whole genome shotgun sequence genomic region, the following are encoded:
- the LOC133856775 gene encoding two-component response regulator-like APRR1 yields the protein MLKYINQDKELCWCIPVFMMSAQDEVSVVVKCLRLGAADYLVKPLRMNELLNLWTHMWRRRHMLGLAEKNILTYEFDLVALDPSDANTNNTTALFSDDTNDKSRRSTNPEMELSTHQEDEVG from the exons ATGTTGAAGTACATCAATCAGGATAAAGAGTTATGCTGGTGCATTCCCGTGTTCA TGATGTCGGCACAAGACGAGGTCTCTGTTGTTGTCAAGTGCTTGAGGCTTGGAGCAGCGGACTATCTTGTAAAGCCTTTACGCATGAATGAGCTATTAAACTTGTGGACACACATGTGGAGAAGAAGGCACATG CTTGGACTTGCGGAGAAGAACATTTTGACCTATGAATTTGATTTGGTGGCCTTGGACCCTAGTGATGCTAATACAAACAATACTACTGCTTTGTTCTCGGATGACACAAATGACAAGTCTCGTAGGAGCACCAATCCTGAGATGGAATTGTCAACCCATCAGGAAGATGAG GTTGGTTGA